A genomic segment from Zygotorulaspora mrakii chromosome 1, complete sequence encodes:
- a CDS encoding uncharacterized protein (ancestral locus Anc_1.11) has product MEISSKRAYAALGNSDIHEGGLKRRALILDNSVPLQNFDAPRGPFSGVSFQLKDGRSLNSFDSKNRSDSDLDAKSGFSSQEDHSYAHGFSSGLLNPKLVEAVSRYSDSEVDKNNNYCNSSIRLGQDRCLEDNNQRRKSSARPDSFSSSYSRRSQVTKMDLCARERCFDYIVQSIDEVWARYCDTTSCAEAKVYGNLPSQRAAKLQKCNQNNPTVAHFPQSHKPLNITDRDTESDSDSEISIDGLNQNCEDDEEENSGYKSEATNITEYETDNGESRTVSNLPDSVKLQSLKFRLKNAKNDMEQVYDSTEMQDSCSFWRRWDMIKYGAVEMMEEDDDDEIIENVIEELEQGRCYFTN; this is encoded by the coding sequence ATGGAGATTTCAAGTAAACGCGCTTACGCAGCGTTAGGTAATTCAGACATTCATGAGGGAGGCTTAAAGAGAAGAGCCTTAATTTTGGACAATTCAGTTCCGCTTCAGAATTTCGATGCTCCGCGTGGGCCTTTCTCAGGAGTTTCCTTTCAGCTGAAAGATGGAAGATCATTAAATTCCTTTGATAGCAAAAACCGGTCAGATTCTGATCTGGATGCAAAATCAGGTTTCAGTTCTCAAGAAGATCACTCTTACGCCCACGGTTTCAGTTCAGGTCTGTTAAATCCTAAACTCGTGGAGGCCGTTTCCCGTTATAGTGATTCTGAAGTcgataaaaataataattacTGTAACTCATCAATCAGACTTGGCCAGGATAGATGTCTCGAAGACAacaatcaaagaagaaaatcttCGGCAAGGCCAGACtcattctcatcttcataTTCACGGAGGTCCCAAGTTACAAAGATGGATCTTTGTGCAAGGGAGAGATGTTTTGATTATATTGTTCAATCTATTGATGAAGTCTGGGCAAGGTATTGCGACACGACATCTTGCGCAGAGGCTAAGGTATATGGCAATTTGCCATCACAGAGAGCCGCAAAGTTGCAAAAGTGTAATCAAAATAATCCTACCGTTGCTCATTTCCCTCAGTCCCACAAACCCTTAAACATTACAGATAGGGATACAGAAAGTGATTCTGATTCAGAAATCAGTATTGATGGTTTAAATCAAAATTGTGAggatgatgaggaagagAATAGCGGTTATAAATCAGAGGCTACTAATATTACAGAATATGAGACTGACAATGGCGAATCTAGAACAGTTTCCAATTTACCTGATTCTGTTAAACTGCAATCTTTGAAGTTTAGGctaaaaaatgcaaaaaatgatatggAGCAAGTTTATGATTCAACAGAAATGCAGGATTCATGCTCGTTTTGGAGACGCTGGGATATGATCAAGTATGGTGCTGTTGAAATgatggaagaagatgatgatgacgaaaTAATAGAAAATGTTATCGAAGAGTTAGAGCAGGGCAGATGTTATTTTACAAATTAA
- the PRD1 gene encoding metalloendopeptidase (truncated, possible pseudogene), translating to MLGNMNLTRIFSKGYVTNWFTADTIIPVVGLPILAYGIYRIVVRRTMGSVRFVSPNSPPSWNWSSKDIIERANKIVEDAVKFYDSLAELEDPSINNLVRPFMQHENRMQLETGQLTFFQHVSEDEGVRAASVEVTEVLQNLQIDLFLRHDLYVKFDTVWKQIKDNKYEKGTEGFEVFRYVEKCIKDFLRAGLDLSKEKREEVKKLRKLISFKSLKFSENMGKQNEYIAFSKEELEGVSQSVLEQFETFWDERTKTEKYKVTFKYPDIFPVMKTAKRTETRRKAFVADQNKTPENEEILLETLTLREKLAELLGYATYAGYNLDNKMAKKEEVVFDFLKDLKDRLLPLAKKELKHLKAMKKKECEELSIPFDGEYYSWDHRYYDNTLMKEKYNVDFEKISEYFPIESSISGMLNIYEKLFNLKFIEQTKTIVKNIWNDDVKLLAVYEMEDSASSKFLGWIYFDLHPREGKFGHAANFSLAPSFIDEEGRRSYPVTALVCNFSKPSSKKPSLLKHDELNTFFHELGHGIHHLVGKNMAARMNGPSSVPWDFV from the coding sequence ATGCTGGGCAATATGAACTTGACTCGGATATTTTCCAAGGGTTACGTCACCAATTGGTTCACCGCGGACACTATTATACCGGTTGTAGGACTTCCCATCTTAGCCTATGGCATTTACAGAATCGTAGTTAGGAGGACTATGGGTTCAGTGAGATTTGTTTCCCCTAATTCACCGCCATCATGGAATTGGTCTTCTAAAGATATTATCGAGAGAGCAAACAAAATAGTTGAGGATGCCGTCAAGTTTTATGATTCACTTGCAGAATTGGAAGACCCTTCCATTAACAATCTCGTGAGACCGTTCATGCAACACGAAAATAGAATGCAGTTAGAGACTGGTCAGCTTACCTTCTTTCAACATGTCTCCGAAGATGAGGGTGTGAGAGCTGCATCAGTAGAAGTTACAGAAGTACTGCAGAATCTACAAAttgatctttttctgaGACATGATTTGTATGTTAAATTTGATACAGTATGGAAACAAATAAAGGATAacaaatatgaaaaaggTACTGAAGGCTTTGAAGTCTTTAGGTACGTGGAAAAATGTATCAAGGACTTCCTGCGAGCAGGTCTAGATTTATCAAAGGAAAAACGAGAGGAGGTGAAGAAGTTACGgaaattgatatctttcaaatcacTTAAATTTTCCGAAAACATGGGTAAACAAAATGAGTATATTGCATTTAGTAAAGAAGAATTAGAAGGTGTCTCTCAATCGGTTCTAGAACAGtttgaaactttttggGATGAGAGAACCAAGACAGAAAAGTATAAGGTCACCTTCAAGTATCctgatatttttcctgTTATGAAAACAGCTAAGAGAACGGAGACCAGGCGAAAGGCTTTCGTTGCAGATCAGAATAAGACTCCTGAAAATGAGGAAATTCTTTTGGAGACTTTGACGCTCAGAGAAAAGTTAGCGGAGTTATTAGGATATGCTACTTACGCCGGCTATAATTTAGATAACAAGATGGCCAAGAAAGAAGAGGTAgtttttgactttttgaaGGACCTTAAAGATAGATTGTTGCCCTTAGCAAAAAAGGAGCTCAAACATCTAAaagcaatgaaaaaaaaagaatgtgaaGAATTATCAATTCCTTTTGATGGCGAATATTACTCCTGGGATCACCGCTATTACGATAACACGttaatgaaagagaaatacAACGTAgactttgagaaaatatCAGAGTATTTCCCCATTGAATCATCTATTAGTGGAATGTTAAACATTTatgaaaaacttttcaacttAAAGTTCATTGAGCAGACTAAAACGATTGTGAAAAACATTTGGAATGACGATGTAAAACTGCTGGCAGTTTATGAAATGGAAGATTCAGCATCgtcaaaatttcttggtTGGATTTATTTTGATCTACATCCTAGAGAAGGTAAATTTGGACACGCAGCAAATTTCTCTCTGGCACCTTCGTTCATTGATGAGGAGGGCAGAAGGTCGTATCCTGTAACAGCCCTCgtttgtaatttttcaaaaccgTCTTCTAAAAAACCATCATTACTTAAACATGATGAATTGAACACCTTCTTTCACGAATTGGGTCATGGAATTCATCACTTAGTCGGTAAGAATATGGCTGCTCGAATGAACGGTCCTAGTTCCGTGCCATGGGATTTTGTTTAA
- a CDS encoding uncharacterized protein (similar to Saccharomyces cerevisiae YCL056C; ancestral locus Anc_1.10) — MERANLETAVNQTTNMQNSVIVSNTDPDCRNDSADENKGSSEPATFEDTVINILESACNVFDNIYFAKSLGIISDKNFLYRHLNNGEWGSKLWLITLILSARKLLRQLFKTMKARSALKSEIKITQLNSKSLINDVLTEKLRESLDKCSALIRDKLFDLFQTFIYFIIASISLFKIAVPRKWKRVLEPLSNFVTLMRFFTVVR, encoded by the coding sequence ATGGAGCGAGCAAACCTTGAGACTGCGGTCAATCAGACTACGAACATGCAGAACTCTGTCATCGTTTCAAATACAGATCCGGATTGCAGAAATGATTCTGCTGACGAGAATAAAGGTAGCAGCGAGCCTGCGACGTTCGAAGACACTGTCATCAATATACTGGAGTCTGCCTGTAATGTTTTTGacaatatatattttgcGAAGAGCTTAGGAATCATATCAGacaaaaactttttgtaTCGTCATTTAAACAACGGCGAGTGGGGCTCAAAATTATGGCTCATCACTTTAATTCTTTCAGCTAGAAAATTACTGAGgcaacttttcaaaacaatgaAGGCAAGATCGGCGTTAAAGAGTGAGATTAAAATTACACAGTTGAATTCTAAAAGTTTAATAAATGACGTTCTAACGGAAAAGCTGAGAGAAAGCTTGGACAAATGCAGCGCTTTGATACGGGACAAGTTGTTCgatctttttcaaaccttCATTTACTTTATCATAGCATCAATCAGTCTATTCAAAATAGCGGTTCCAAGAAAATGGAAGAGGGTGCTGGAACCTTTGTCAAATTTTGTCACTTTGATGAGATTCTTCACAGTAGTCagatga
- the KAR4 gene encoding Kar4p (similar to Saccharomyces cerevisiae KAR4 (YCL055W); ancestral locus Anc_1.12), producing MAVSGQQDQDIVQINENKRVKHVRFKPTKEIQQNDYSNHYIHTGVLPHQHITNTESPVVGYPKLQKLLALKEDQIKQYATNPFGCKVEIDQMVPTINHWIRDEQLTFDVVMIGCLTDNQFIYPLLTQLALDRLVSKPGFLFIWASAQKINELNRLLNNETWAKKFRRSEELVFVPIDKNSPFYPGLEQDDNSIVDKMQWHCWMCITGTVRRSTDGHLIHCNIDTDLGFEKKDTRVGAVPSHLYRVVENFSTSTKRLHIIPARTGFEKPVRPRPGWVVMSPDILLNNFSPKRYKQEISVIGCNVPLKNEIENLRPKSPIQKV from the coding sequence ATGGCAGTCTCAGGGCAACAAGATCAGGATATCGTACAAATAAATGAGAATAAAAGAGTTAAGCATGTCCGCTTCAAACCAACTAAGGAAATTCAGCAGAATGATTATTCAAACCATTATATTCATACAGGGGTGTTACCTCACCAGCATATAACAAATACAGAAAGCCCTGTTGTTGGCTACCCAAAGTTGCAGAAACTTCTTGCACTAAAGGAGGACCAGATCAAACAATACGCTACAAATCCATTTGGATGCAAAGTAGAGATAGATCAAATGGTTCCAACCATTAACCATTGGATTAGGGATGAGCAGTTGACCTTTGACGTAGTTATGATTGGTTGCTTGACTGATAACCAGTTCATATATCCATTGCTGACACAACTAGCGTTAGATAGGTTGGTCTCAAAGCCAGGATTTCTATTCATCTGGGCAAGTGCGcaaaaaattaatgaaTTGAATAGGTTGTTAAATAATGAGACTTgggcaaaaaaatttcgaaGAAGTGAAGAGCTTGTTTTTGTCCCTATAGATAAAAATTCACCCTTTTATCCAGGTTTAGAGCAGGACGACAACTCAATAGTAGATAAAATGCAATGGCACTGTTGGATGTGTATAACTGGGACGGTTAGAAGATCTACCGATGGTCATTTAATACACTGCAATATAGACACTGATTTGgggtttgaaaaaaaagacactAGAGTTGGAGCTGTGCCATCACATCTATACAGAGTAGTTGAGAATTTTTCCACCTCCACAAAAAGATTGCATATAATACCGGCAAGAACAGGATTTGAAAAGCCTGTCAGACCGAGACCTGGGTGGGTTGTAATGAGTCCTGATATATTACTGAATAATTTTAGCCCAAAAAGATATAAGCAAGAAATTTCAGTAATAGGTTGTAACGTTCCGTTAAAAAATGAGATAGAGAACTTAAGACCTAAAAGtccaattcaaaaagtataa